A section of the Acidobacteriota bacterium genome encodes:
- the bfr gene encoding bacterioferritin: MKGSTKVIQELNAALSAELTAIVQYMVQAEMHANWGFAGLSAVTKRRAIEEMRHAERLIERIIFFDSTPDVGVALKPQIGKNVKAHLETDLTDELDAVKQYNASVAVCRTEGDNGTRELFETLIHDEENHARYLESQLGIIKEAGIENYLATQMGGESAGH; this comes from the coding sequence ATGAAGGGAAGCACAAAAGTGATCCAGGAGTTGAACGCGGCATTGAGCGCGGAGCTTACCGCCATTGTGCAATACATGGTGCAGGCGGAGATGCATGCCAACTGGGGCTTCGCGGGACTTTCTGCGGTCACGAAGAGGCGCGCAATTGAAGAGATGCGTCACGCGGAACGATTGATCGAACGCATTATTTTCTTCGACTCCACTCCCGACGTCGGGGTAGCGCTCAAGCCGCAGATCGGCAAGAACGTAAAGGCCCATCTGGAAACCGATCTGACGGATGAACTCGATGCCGTCAAACAGTACAACGCCTCCGTGGCGGTATGCAGGACCGAGGGAGACAATGGCACGCGAGAACTTTTCGAAACGCTGATCCACGATGAGGAGAATCACGCGCGCTATCTTGAATCACAACTTGGCATCATCAAAGAGGCCGGCATCGAAAACTACCTCGCCACGCAGATGGGTGGAGAGAGCGCTGGCCACTGA
- a CDS encoding prolipoprotein diacylglyceryl transferase produces MPVAGRSIHPHAFFESLGYAFAFVIFLLLRARTGDAVSYPLRWATLATAFAGGTLGAKLLYWLENPQLTMQHLHDPAYLIGGKTIVGALLGGTFAVEVFKRYIGLRHSTGDLLAIPVAAGIAIGRIGCFLTGLGDNTCGTPTSLPWGIDFGDGIRRHPTQIYEIIFLLILIAILMRVRSMTPTKNDQRPTTWFRPGDAFKLLMTSYLAFRLFCDFIKPYPAVALGLGSIQWACVLGLLYYSRDLLR; encoded by the coding sequence ATTCCCGTTGCCGGACGCAGCATTCATCCTCACGCCTTCTTCGAGTCGCTCGGGTACGCTTTCGCCTTCGTAATCTTTCTGCTGCTTCGCGCCCGCACTGGCGATGCAGTGTCGTATCCGCTGCGCTGGGCGACCCTTGCCACCGCCTTCGCCGGAGGCACACTGGGAGCGAAGCTTCTCTACTGGCTGGAGAATCCGCAACTGACGATGCAGCACCTTCACGACCCCGCTTATCTCATCGGGGGAAAGACTATCGTGGGCGCGCTGCTGGGCGGCACGTTCGCGGTGGAAGTGTTTAAGCGCTACATCGGTCTCCGGCACTCCACGGGCGACCTGCTGGCGATTCCCGTAGCCGCCGGTATTGCAATTGGCCGCATCGGATGCTTCCTGACAGGCCTTGGCGATAACACCTGCGGCACCCCGACCTCCCTACCGTGGGGCATCGACTTCGGCGACGGCATCCGCCGCCATCCTACACAAATTTACGAGATCATCTTTCTGCTGATCCTGATCGCAATCCTGATGCGCGTCCGTTCTATGACGCCAACGAAAAACGACCAACGACCAACGACGTGGTTCCGTCCCGGCGACGCCTTCAAGTTATTGATGACCAGTTACTTGGCCTTCCGGCTTTTCTGTGATTTCATTAAGCCCTATCCTGCAGTGGCGTTGGGACTAGGCTCTATCCAGTGGGCATGCGTGCTCGGCTTGCTCTATTACTCACGCGACCTGTTGCGCTAG
- a CDS encoding radical SAM protein: MAKTRPYLFYDVALSICSTCYSKVEAKTIFQDNKVFLLKRCPEHGHERVLIADDVDYYRRCREIFIKPPEMPLVYNTPVKWGCPYDCGLCTDHEQHSCLTLIEICDYCNLRCPVCYAGSGPERQQFRDIKLIEKMLDAVVRNEGHPDVVQISGGEPTLHPEFFAVLDLAKARPIRHLMVNTNGVRIAQDEAFVERLATYAEDFEVYLQFDSFERDPLMQLRGADLRRIRINALEMLNRYNISTNLVVTLKKGLNDHEIGKTIDYALQQPCIRGVTFQPIQDAGRLENFDPATDRLTLTEVRRKILEQTSTFKPEDIIPVPCHPDALAMAYALKLGGKVTSLTSMIPPEILINAAGNTILYEQEEPVLKTLFNSQETRDRLFKLFATNQSPRSGASSLRELLCCLPQVLVPDAITYQNIFRIIIMQFIDAHSFDVRSVKKTCVHIVHPDGRLIPFDTYNLFYRDDLERTRLAPLRRRAEVAQGASPYGP, from the coding sequence ATGGCCAAAACCCGCCCCTACCTCTTCTACGACGTCGCCCTTTCAATCTGCTCTACCTGCTACAGCAAGGTGGAAGCCAAGACGATCTTCCAGGACAACAAAGTCTTCCTGCTCAAGCGCTGCCCCGAGCACGGACACGAGCGCGTTCTGATCGCGGACGACGTGGACTACTACCGCCGCTGCCGCGAGATTTTCATCAAGCCGCCGGAAATGCCCCTCGTCTACAACACGCCCGTCAAATGGGGATGCCCCTACGACTGCGGCCTTTGCACTGACCATGAACAGCACTCCTGCCTGACCCTGATTGAAATCTGCGACTACTGCAATCTGCGTTGTCCCGTGTGTTACGCCGGCAGCGGTCCAGAGCGGCAGCAGTTTCGCGACATCAAACTAATCGAGAAGATGCTGGACGCAGTAGTCCGCAACGAAGGCCATCCCGATGTCGTCCAGATCTCCGGTGGCGAACCCACGCTGCACCCCGAGTTCTTCGCCGTGCTCGATTTGGCGAAAGCACGCCCCATCCGCCACCTGATGGTCAACACCAATGGTGTCCGCATCGCGCAGGACGAAGCTTTTGTGGAACGACTCGCAACGTATGCGGAAGACTTCGAGGTGTACTTACAATTCGATTCGTTCGAGCGCGATCCTCTGATGCAACTCCGTGGCGCCGACCTCCGACGCATCCGGATTAACGCGCTCGAAATGCTGAACCGATACAACATTTCGACCAACCTAGTGGTGACGTTGAAAAAGGGTTTGAACGACCACGAGATCGGGAAGACAATTGACTACGCGCTGCAACAACCGTGCATCCGAGGCGTAACCTTCCAGCCCATTCAGGACGCGGGCCGCCTGGAAAACTTTGATCCCGCTACTGACCGGCTGACCCTGACAGAGGTCCGCCGCAAAATTCTCGAACAAACGTCGACTTTCAAACCCGAGGACATCATCCCCGTTCCCTGCCATCCCGACGCGCTGGCCATGGCCTACGCCTTAAAATTGGGCGGCAAAGTGACTTCGCTCACTTCGATGATCCCACCGGAAATCCTGATCAACGCGGCCGGCAACACGATCTTGTATGAACAGGAAGAGCCCGTACTGAAGACGCTCTTCAACTCGCAGGAAACGCGCGATCGCCTCTTCAAACTCTTTGCCACCAACCAGTCCCCACGCTCCGGCGCAAGCAGCCTGCGCGAACTGTTGTGCTGTCTGCCGCAAGTGCTTGTTCCGGACGCCATTACTTACCAAAACATTTTCCGCATCATCATCATGCAATTCATCGACGCCCACTCGTTTGACGTGCGCTCGGTCAAGAAGACCTGTGTCCACATTGTTCATCCCGACGGACGCTTGATTCCGTTCGACACCTATAACCTGTTCTATCGGGATGATTTGGAGCGGACGCGCTTGGCCCCGCTACGCCGCCGCGCGGAGGTCGCCCAAGGAGCTTCCCCGTACGGACCTTAG
- a CDS encoding efflux RND transporter permease subunit: MNIAEGFIRRPVMTTLVMLAILLFGIMGYRQLPVSDLPNVDFPTLLVSASVPGATPETMASSVAQPLERQFSTIAGLDSMSSSSSQGSTQITLQFNLSRNIDAAAQDVQSMIAKAARDLPQNMPSPPSYQKVNPADQPVLFMSLNSPTLRLSDVDEYAETLIAQRVSMVSGVAQVQVMGAQKYSVRVSLDPRELASRQVGIDEVAQSIQSGNVNLPTGTLFGANQAFIVQATGQLNKASEYVPLIITYRNGAPVRLSDVGTVRDSVENDKTATWYFDRDGGQRRAIMLAIQRQPGTNTVEVVDNIKQLLPAFQEQMPPSVKMNILYDRSVSIRDSVSDVKFTLLLALILVVLVIFLFLRNVSATAIPSLALPLSLVGTFALMYMLDYSLDNLSLMALTLCVGFVVDDAIVVLENIVRHMEMGERPMTAALQGSKEIGFTIVSMTLSLAAVFIPVLFMSGLVGRLLHEFAVTIGAAILVSGFVSLSLTPMLCSRFLRAHEGEKHGRLWQITEGFFDGLLRFYDRTLQFTLRHRAATMTVSLLVLVATVQMFRTIPKGFLPDEDQGFLFVFTEGPQGISYDSMVRHQLQLNDIVMKLPWVDAYNSTVGGGSASVSQSSNQGRIFIHMAPRNQRGSASDLVQELRAKLSVVPGINAYPQMLPTIRIGGQLTKSQYQFTLQSPDTKDLYDAAPKLESKLRSDPRVSGLLQDVTSDLLIKNPQIDVKINRDRASTLGITAAQVEDALYTAYGARQISTIYAPSNTYRVVTELQPQFQADPSVLSMLYVRSKAGQLVPLNAVAEFSPSLGPLTINHLGQLPAVTLSFNLRPGVALGQAVDAVNKVARETLPQDMSTSFQGTAQAFESSLSGLGILLIVAIAVIYLVLGILYESFIHPLTILSGLPSAGFGALLTLMIFKVDLNLYAFVGVIMLVGIVKKNAIMMIDVALEKQRTTGEVPAEAIYQGALLRFRPIMMTTMAALMGTLPIALGLGAGAESRRPLGLAVVGGLVFSQMLTLYITPVYYIYLDKFEQWIKSRKGRKFRTVEEDVRDRDLVASDAHD, from the coding sequence ATGAATATTGCAGAAGGCTTTATCCGGCGTCCGGTGATGACCACTCTGGTCATGCTGGCAATTCTCTTGTTCGGCATCATGGGATACCGCCAATTGCCGGTCAGCGATCTGCCCAACGTGGATTTCCCGACTCTGCTCGTCAGTGCCAGTGTGCCGGGAGCCACTCCGGAAACGATGGCGTCGTCAGTGGCGCAACCGCTGGAACGGCAATTCTCGACCATCGCGGGGCTCGACTCGATGTCCTCGAGCAGTTCGCAGGGATCGACACAGATTACTCTGCAATTCAATCTCAGCCGCAATATCGACGCCGCCGCGCAGGATGTTCAGTCGATGATCGCCAAGGCTGCGCGCGACCTTCCGCAGAACATGCCCAGCCCGCCTTCTTATCAGAAGGTCAATCCGGCGGACCAGCCAGTGTTGTTCATGTCGCTCAATTCTCCGACGCTGCGGCTGTCGGACGTGGACGAATATGCCGAGACGCTGATCGCACAGCGCGTGTCGATGGTGAGCGGTGTCGCGCAGGTGCAGGTAATGGGCGCACAGAAGTATTCGGTGCGCGTGTCGCTTGATCCTCGAGAACTGGCGAGCCGCCAGGTCGGGATCGACGAAGTCGCACAGTCGATTCAGAGCGGGAATGTGAACCTGCCGACGGGCACGTTATTTGGAGCGAATCAGGCGTTCATTGTCCAAGCGACGGGTCAATTGAACAAGGCGTCAGAATACGTTCCGCTCATCATCACGTATCGCAACGGCGCTCCGGTGCGCCTCTCGGACGTGGGCACAGTGCGTGACAGCGTAGAAAACGACAAGACCGCGACCTGGTATTTCGACCGCGATGGCGGCCAGCGCCGCGCGATCATGCTGGCCATTCAACGGCAGCCGGGAACGAACACGGTTGAGGTCGTCGACAATATCAAGCAACTGCTGCCTGCCTTTCAGGAGCAGATGCCTCCTTCGGTCAAGATGAATATTCTCTATGACCGGTCGGTGAGTATTAGGGACTCCGTGAGCGACGTAAAGTTCACGCTGCTGCTGGCACTCATCCTGGTTGTGCTCGTTATTTTTCTTTTCTTGCGCAACGTTTCCGCGACCGCGATCCCCAGCCTGGCGCTGCCTTTGTCGCTCGTGGGCACCTTCGCGCTGATGTACATGCTGGATTACTCGCTCGATAACCTGTCCTTGATGGCCCTCACTTTGTGCGTCGGCTTCGTGGTCGACGACGCCATCGTGGTACTGGAAAATATCGTGCGCCACATGGAAATGGGCGAACGTCCCATGACGGCGGCCTTGCAGGGGTCGAAAGAAATCGGCTTCACGATCGTGTCGATGACGCTGTCGCTGGCGGCCGTATTCATCCCTGTGTTGTTTATGAGCGGGCTGGTAGGACGGTTGCTGCACGAGTTCGCGGTCACGATCGGCGCGGCCATCCTGGTCTCGGGCTTTGTCTCTTTGAGCCTGACGCCGATGTTATGCAGCCGATTTTTGCGCGCTCACGAGGGGGAAAAGCACGGGCGGCTGTGGCAGATCACGGAAGGTTTCTTTGACGGTCTGCTGCGGTTCTATGACCGCACACTGCAATTCACGTTACGGCATCGCGCGGCTACGATGACCGTATCGCTCCTCGTGCTGGTTGCAACGGTGCAGATGTTCCGCACGATTCCCAAGGGGTTCCTGCCGGATGAAGATCAGGGCTTTCTCTTTGTGTTTACAGAAGGGCCGCAAGGAATTTCCTACGACAGCATGGTTCGGCATCAACTGCAGTTGAACGATATTGTGATGAAGTTGCCCTGGGTCGACGCCTATAACAGTACGGTAGGCGGTGGTAGTGCGTCGGTCTCGCAGAGTAGCAACCAGGGCCGAATCTTTATCCACATGGCGCCGCGCAACCAGCGCGGTTCGGCGTCCGATCTGGTGCAGGAACTTCGGGCGAAGCTGTCCGTTGTGCCGGGCATCAATGCGTATCCGCAGATGCTGCCGACGATTCGTATCGGCGGACAACTTACCAAGAGTCAATATCAGTTCACGCTGCAGAGTCCGGACACAAAGGATCTTTACGACGCGGCACCCAAACTGGAGAGCAAGTTACGCAGCGATCCGCGCGTCAGCGGCTTGCTGCAGGACGTGACCAGCGACTTGCTGATCAAGAATCCGCAGATCGACGTGAAGATCAATCGAGACCGCGCGTCAACACTGGGGATTACGGCGGCACAGGTGGAAGACGCGCTGTACACGGCATATGGAGCGCGGCAGATTTCCACGATTTATGCGCCTTCGAATACCTATCGAGTTGTGACCGAGTTGCAGCCGCAATTCCAGGCTGACCCGTCGGTGCTTTCGATGTTGTATGTGAGGTCGAAGGCAGGTCAGTTGGTTCCGCTGAATGCAGTGGCTGAATTTTCTCCCAGCCTCGGCCCGCTGACGATCAATCACCTGGGGCAATTGCCGGCGGTAACGTTGTCATTCAACTTGCGTCCGGGAGTAGCGTTGGGCCAGGCTGTCGATGCCGTGAACAAAGTGGCGCGCGAAACCTTGCCGCAGGATATGTCGACCAGTTTTCAGGGCACGGCACAGGCTTTCGAATCATCACTTAGCGGGCTGGGCATCCTTCTGATCGTTGCGATTGCGGTCATCTATCTGGTGCTGGGCATTTTGTATGAAAGCTTTATTCATCCGCTGACAATTCTGTCCGGCTTGCCTTCGGCCGGATTCGGCGCGCTGCTCACGTTGATGATCTTCAAGGTGGATCTAAACCTATATGCGTTTGTCGGCGTGATCATGCTGGTCGGCATCGTGAAGAAGAATGCCATCATGATGATCGACGTTGCTTTGGAAAAACAGCGCACGACCGGCGAAGTGCCGGCCGAGGCGATTTATCAAGGTGCACTACTCCGATTCCGTCCGATCATGATGACCACGATGGCCGCGCTGATGGGCACGCTGCCGATCGCGCTGGGACTGGGCGCAGGTGCAGAATCACGGCGTCCGCTGGGACTGGCAGTGGTCGGCGGACTGGTGTTTTCGCAGATGCTCACGCTTTACATCACTCCCGTCTATTACATCTATCTCGACAAGTTCGAACAGTGGATCAAATCGCGAAAAGGGCGCAAGTTCAGGACAGTCGAAGAAGATGTGCGGGACCGCGACCTGGTGGCGAGTGACGCCCACGACTAG
- a CDS encoding efflux RND transporter periplasmic adaptor subunit, with protein MKKEDQVCFRIPLLTAMAAVLGLLSACAGTKAAPGPPPPVPVLAATVEQKDIPLQVHAIGAVEAFSTVSVKTQITGELTGVFFKEGEDVRQGQLLFTLDKRPGEADVRRAQGALARDEAQAQNALSDQKRYESLVKAGVISTQEYDRVAANATALQAAVRADRGTLENAKVQLVYASIYSPINGRTGNLMVHQGNMIKANDVPALVNINQVEPIYVTFTVPQQYLGEVKQYSRNGSLIVQATIPGDARGPISGKLSFIDNMVDPGTGTIKLKGMFTNGDRRLWPGQFVDAYLTLKTQSNALVIPSQAIQNGQQGPYVYVIKDDNTVEVRLVTTTDTQQAGQLIVQKGLAVGERVVTDGQLRLVPGSKVQIKS; from the coding sequence ATGAAAAAAGAAGACCAAGTCTGTTTTCGGATTCCGTTGCTGACGGCCATGGCAGCCGTGCTGGGATTATTGTCGGCTTGCGCTGGGACGAAGGCTGCTCCCGGGCCGCCGCCCCCGGTGCCGGTACTAGCCGCGACGGTGGAGCAGAAGGATATCCCGCTGCAGGTGCACGCGATTGGCGCAGTCGAAGCCTTTTCCACGGTTTCGGTAAAGACGCAGATCACGGGCGAACTCACCGGCGTGTTCTTCAAAGAAGGCGAAGACGTCCGCCAGGGACAATTGCTGTTTACCCTCGATAAGCGCCCCGGAGAGGCGGATGTGCGGCGAGCCCAAGGTGCTTTGGCGCGCGACGAAGCCCAGGCACAGAACGCGCTTAGCGACCAGAAACGCTACGAGTCGCTGGTCAAGGCCGGGGTCATCTCGACGCAGGAATATGACCGGGTGGCGGCCAATGCAACCGCGCTACAGGCTGCGGTTCGCGCCGACCGTGGCACGCTGGAGAATGCGAAAGTGCAGTTGGTGTACGCGTCCATCTATTCGCCGATCAATGGACGCACGGGAAACCTGATGGTTCATCAGGGAAACATGATCAAGGCGAATGACGTCCCGGCACTGGTCAACATCAATCAGGTTGAGCCGATCTATGTAACCTTTACGGTTCCCCAGCAATACCTGGGCGAGGTCAAACAATATTCGCGCAACGGCAGTTTGATCGTGCAAGCGACAATTCCGGGGGACGCGCGCGGTCCGATCTCCGGGAAGCTGAGTTTCATCGACAACATGGTGGATCCCGGTACGGGCACGATCAAGCTGAAAGGCATGTTTACGAACGGCGATCGGCGTTTATGGCCGGGGCAGTTTGTGGACGCTTACCTGACTCTGAAGACGCAGAGCAATGCGTTGGTGATTCCGTCGCAGGCCATTCAGAATGGGCAGCAGGGGCCGTATGTGTACGTGATCAAGGACGACAACACAGTTGAAGTGCGCCTGGTCACGACGACGGACACGCAACAAGCGGGGCAGTTGATCGTCCAGAAGGGTCTGGCAGTGGGCGAGCGCGTGGTTACGGATGGGCAGTTGCGCTTGGTGCCCGGCAGCAAGGTGCAGATCAAGAGCTAG
- a CDS encoding TetR/AcrR family transcriptional regulator: MATPQTRFSSADRREQILEVATGLFAQQGFQGTTTKLIAERSGVTEALIFRHFPSKEELYWSVIERKIDGAAPQEHLLENLEAGGDDLSVLSRVAFEVLERRAKDQTLSRLLLYSALEKHELSERFFRNYIANYFEVLARFVRQGVAAGRFRKVDPMLAARGFLGMVIYHSWIQELYGGKSVQDFDSREVGRTLAGIWLQGVQVEKKKARGGRKVLPRPRRVKHQVK; this comes from the coding sequence ATGGCGACTCCACAGACTCGTTTTTCTTCGGCCGACCGTCGCGAGCAAATACTCGAGGTGGCTACTGGTCTGTTTGCGCAACAGGGGTTCCAGGGGACGACGACGAAGTTGATTGCCGAGCGTTCGGGTGTGACCGAAGCGCTGATTTTCCGTCATTTTCCCAGCAAGGAAGAACTGTACTGGTCGGTGATCGAGCGCAAAATTGATGGGGCGGCTCCGCAGGAACATCTGCTGGAAAATCTGGAGGCGGGCGGCGACGATCTCTCTGTGCTGTCGCGGGTTGCATTCGAAGTGCTGGAACGCCGGGCTAAAGATCAGACGCTTTCGCGCTTGCTTCTATACAGTGCGCTCGAAAAGCACGAGCTTTCCGAGCGTTTTTTCCGAAACTACATTGCGAACTATTTTGAAGTGCTGGCGCGATTCGTGCGGCAGGGAGTCGCCGCCGGACGGTTCCGGAAAGTCGATCCCATGCTGGCCGCGCGTGGGTTTCTCGGCATGGTGATTTATCACTCCTGGATACAGGAGTTGTACGGCGGGAAAAGCGTGCAGGACTTCGATAGCCGCGAGGTCGGCAGGACTCTGGCTGGTATCTGGCTGCAAGGGGTGCAGGTAGAAAAGAAAAAAGCGCGGGGCGGCCGCAAAGTTTTGCCGCGCCCGAGACGCGTAAAGCATCAGGTGAAATAA
- a CDS encoding CPBP family intramembrane metalloprotease, with protein sequence MAVESKSFRAVANPLPPLTIRVHTETLSSVWRRRLVWAQVIIAFLAVECGVWAARLSVRNRWAIAAGIIVVTFALVDRPSVRRLGLGLPTAMGTGLMLGVGLVCSVLLTLLSHWVGGPVPANPLFSNMHLAWQYMVWALVQEFMLQSFFFTRCEELFGSATAVWITATFFAVIHVPNMVLTTFTLIGGLFFCEMFRRYRSIYLLGIVHAVLGLTLSATIPASLLYNLRVGIGFLR encoded by the coding sequence ATGGCAGTTGAGTCGAAATCTTTTCGCGCGGTTGCGAACCCGTTGCCCCCATTGACGATACGGGTGCACACGGAGACGCTCTCTTCCGTGTGGCGGCGCCGCCTGGTCTGGGCCCAGGTGATCATCGCCTTTCTGGCAGTGGAGTGCGGAGTTTGGGCGGCCCGGTTGTCGGTCAGGAACCGCTGGGCAATCGCGGCGGGCATCATCGTGGTGACGTTCGCGCTCGTCGATCGGCCTTCTGTCCGACGGCTCGGTTTGGGACTGCCGACGGCCATGGGCACCGGGCTGATGCTCGGCGTCGGTCTCGTTTGCTCGGTATTGTTGACTCTCTTGTCTCATTGGGTGGGCGGGCCGGTTCCGGCTAATCCGCTGTTCTCAAACATGCACCTGGCATGGCAGTACATGGTCTGGGCGCTGGTGCAGGAATTCATGCTGCAGTCGTTTTTCTTTACGCGCTGCGAAGAGTTGTTCGGCAGTGCAACCGCGGTATGGATTACGGCAACGTTCTTCGCGGTGATCCACGTGCCGAACATGGTGCTGACGACCTTCACTCTGATCGGCGGACTGTTCTTCTGCGAAATGTTTCGCCGCTATCGCAGTATTTACCTGCTCGGCATCGTGCACGCGGTGCTCGGTTTGACTCTGTCCGCCACCATTCCTGCGAGCTTGCTCTACAACTTGCGCGTGGGGATCGGGTTCCTGCGATAG
- a CDS encoding NAD(P)/FAD-dependent oxidoreductase, which translates to MNSQSKPRVVVVGAGFGGLTAAQKLVRLPVHVTMVDRKNHHTFQPLLYQVATAGLSPGEIAAPIRWIFRGHSNIEVLLEEVVDFNLKAREVITNEGVLPYDYLVIASGASHAYFGHPDWEPLAPGLKTIEDALEIRRRVLLAFELAERQVAAGVPDFPLNFVVVGAGPTGTELAGTLAEICRHVLAKEFRSINPERTRILLLEGGPRVLAAYSEDLSAKAKAQLEHLGVEVRVSTVVTGIEPGAVWVGNNRIPAHVVLWAAGVAASELGRKLNTPLDRAGRVLVKPDLSIPDHPEVFVIGDLAALQDPNGKWLPGVAPVAMQEGRWAAKTIARDLEHQPRRNFHYNDKGSLATIGRASGVAQFPGFSLSGYFAWLAWLFIHVLFLIGFRNRLLVMIQWAWSYITYERGARLITGSNLLPGWTNEHKETVELIDKAGRKIG; encoded by the coding sequence ATGAATAGCCAATCCAAGCCGCGCGTGGTGGTTGTCGGAGCCGGCTTTGGCGGACTGACTGCCGCCCAAAAACTCGTCCGCTTGCCCGTTCACGTGACGATGGTGGACCGCAAAAATCACCATACGTTTCAGCCTCTTCTCTACCAGGTCGCGACTGCCGGATTGTCTCCCGGCGAAATTGCCGCGCCTATCCGCTGGATATTCAGAGGCCATTCCAATATTGAAGTGTTGCTTGAGGAAGTGGTCGATTTCAATCTGAAAGCACGCGAGGTCATTACGAATGAGGGGGTACTACCGTATGACTATCTGGTCATAGCCTCGGGCGCCTCCCATGCTTACTTTGGTCACCCGGATTGGGAGCCCCTCGCCCCGGGCCTCAAAACCATCGAGGATGCCCTCGAAATTCGCCGTCGCGTCCTGCTCGCCTTTGAACTGGCGGAGCGCCAGGTTGCGGCCGGTGTCCCCGACTTCCCCCTGAATTTCGTCGTGGTTGGGGCTGGGCCTACGGGGACGGAATTGGCCGGCACCCTGGCCGAAATCTGTCGCCATGTACTGGCAAAGGAGTTCCGTTCCATCAACCCGGAGCGCACACGGATCCTGTTGCTGGAAGGAGGTCCCCGCGTTCTAGCTGCCTATTCCGAGGATCTGTCTGCGAAGGCAAAGGCCCAACTTGAGCACCTCGGCGTCGAAGTGCGGGTCTCTACGGTTGTCACCGGCATCGAGCCTGGGGCGGTCTGGGTGGGTAACAATCGCATTCCAGCCCATGTGGTGCTGTGGGCGGCAGGTGTTGCGGCCTCTGAGCTTGGCCGGAAGCTGAATACGCCTCTGGACCGTGCTGGGCGCGTCCTGGTGAAGCCTGACCTTAGCATCCCGGATCACCCCGAGGTCTTCGTAATTGGCGATCTCGCCGCGCTCCAGGACCCAAATGGCAAATGGCTTCCGGGAGTCGCTCCGGTAGCCATGCAGGAAGGCAGGTGGGCGGCCAAGACCATCGCCCGCGACCTGGAGCACCAGCCCCGCCGCAATTTCCACTACAACGACAAAGGCAGCCTGGCCACCATCGGACGCGCCTCGGGAGTCGCCCAATTTCCCGGCTTCAGCCTCTCCGGATACTTCGCCTGGCTGGCCTGGCTCTTCATCCACGTGCTGTTCCTGATCGGGTTCCGCAACCGGTTGCTGGTGATGATCCAGTGGGCCTGGTCATATATCACCTACGAACGCGGCGCGCGTCTGATTACCGGCAGCAACCTGCTGCCCGGCTGGACGAACGAACACAAGGAAACCGTCGAACTGATTGATAAGGCGGGCCGCAAAATCGGGTAA